In Candidatus Defluviilinea proxima, a single genomic region encodes these proteins:
- a CDS encoding DUF1801 domain-containing protein, protein MSPKKDTKKSATTSKKYAGLSAEEIAAMKETLKERKAAASKEESEKIALAAISAMKEPDRSMAKRIHEIIKENAPVLSAKTWYGMPAYANNEGKIVCFFQTAQKFNYRYATLGFQDVANIDEGDMWPVAFALKGLNAADEKKIIALVKKAIS, encoded by the coding sequence ATGAGTCCCAAGAAGGATACGAAGAAGTCCGCCACAACCAGTAAGAAGTACGCGGGATTATCGGCTGAAGAAATAGCAGCCATGAAGGAAACCCTCAAAGAGAGGAAGGCGGCTGCGAGCAAGGAAGAGTCGGAAAAGATCGCACTCGCAGCGATTTCCGCGATGAAAGAACCAGATCGCTCCATGGCAAAACGCATCCATGAGATCATCAAGGAAAACGCGCCCGTCCTCTCGGCGAAAACCTGGTATGGGATGCCTGCGTATGCTAATAACGAAGGCAAGATCGTCTGTTTCTTTCAGACCGCGCAGAAGTTTAACTATAGGTACGCGACGCTCGGCTTCCAAGATGTGGCGAACATTGATGAAGGTGACATGTGGCCCGTTGCTTTCGCTTTGAAGGGATTGAACGCTGCCGACGAGAAAAAGATCATCGCACTCGTAAAAAAAGCGATAAGTTAA
- a CDS encoding pyridoxamine 5'-phosphate oxidase family protein: MSWETLEKQDPELAAFGSERLNGKVAYLATIRKDGAPRVHPMTPIIGEGHLFVFMEPTSPKGRDLQRDGRYAIHCAVNDTSGASGEFIITGQARMIDAPELRTLAVRFASYTPADRYILFEFEVDGAVSTIYPGDQPVRRIWKRDN, from the coding sequence ATGAGCTGGGAAACCTTGGAAAAGCAGGACCCTGAGCTTGCGGCATTTGGAAGTGAACGATTGAATGGTAAAGTTGCCTATTTGGCAACGATTCGTAAGGACGGGGCGCCGCGGGTGCATCCAATGACACCAATCATTGGCGAAGGTCATTTGTTTGTATTCATGGAACCGACCTCGCCGAAAGGGCGTGACCTTCAGCGAGATGGACGTTATGCGATCCATTGCGCAGTTAACGACACAAGTGGTGCTAGTGGTGAGTTCATTATTACGGGTCAAGCGCGCATGATTGATGCTCCTGAGTTGCGCACCTTGGCAGTCCGATTTGCCAGCTATACACCTGCCGATCGATACATTTTGTTTGAATTCGAAGTTGACGGTGCGGTTTCGACAATCTATCCAGGAGATCAGCCTGTTCGACGAATTTGGAAGCGAGACAACTGA
- a CDS encoding DUF1905 domain-containing protein, whose product MSIIRFESKPLKIGDWTILRLPESASAKLPSRGMTLVEGTINGFRSKIVLEPDGKGSHWFSVASALRDVGIDASDTVTIVVEPSKEWPEPDVPADLSKALKSDPQAKALWGKLTPMARWDWLRWIRATNNRETRSRHIEVALSKLKAGERRPCCFNRNLCTEPEVSKNGVLIEPTQRTK is encoded by the coding sequence ATGTCGATAATTCGTTTTGAATCTAAACCGCTTAAAATCGGCGACTGGACCATTCTTCGGTTGCCCGAGAGCGCAAGCGCAAAACTTCCATCACGTGGTATGACCTTGGTTGAAGGAACCATCAATGGTTTCCGTTCAAAGATCGTGCTTGAACCAGATGGTAAGGGAAGTCACTGGTTTAGTGTTGCCTCTGCTCTACGCGATGTTGGTATAGATGCAAGTGATACGGTAACGATAGTGGTTGAGCCTTCTAAAGAATGGCCAGAACCTGATGTGCCAGCGGATTTAAGTAAGGCACTAAAGTCTGATCCGCAGGCGAAAGCTCTGTGGGGGAAACTCACACCCATGGCGCGCTGGGACTGGCTCCGTTGGATACGTGCCACCAACAACCGGGAGACGCGTAGTCGTCACATCGAGGTGGCATTATCAAAACTCAAGGCAGGCGAACGACGGCCATGCTGTTTTAATCGTAATCTATGCACCGAACCCGAAGTCTCGAAAAATGGAGTGCTCATCGAACCAACGCAAAGGACGAAGTAA
- a CDS encoding excinuclease ABC subunit UvrA, whose translation MPQEYIEIHGACENNLKNVSLRIPKRKITIFTGVSGSGKSSIVFDTIATESQRLLNENFSMFVRNFLPKYSQPEADSIENLSMSIVVDQKRMGGGSHSTVGTITDINTILRMMFSRIGQPHVGPTNVFGFNDPQGMCPNCNGLGRKLDVDMDKFLDKSKSLNEGAILFPEYNVDSWGWSNVINTGLFDPDKKISKYSQKELHDLLYSEPIKVKTKMGAKDFNITYEGIINRFTNKYIKQDLKTKSERTQKSVEPFMTMGPCSECNGARLNKTILSCKINGYSIADLTSMEIPELIEVVKKIKVPAAEPIVKALVERLQNLVDIGLEYLSLDRETDTLSGGESQRVKVVKHLGSSLSDVIYIFDEPSVGLHPRDVHRMNELLQKLRDKGNTVIVVEHDPDVIKVADHIVDVGPHAGPKGGEIVFEGSYANLLKAKTLTGTHMQQSVPIKDSFRTPTGKLPIKNAKVNNLQNVSVNIPTGVLTVVTGVAGSGKSSLINEVFQHQHPDAIVIDQSAVGVNSRSNPATYTGILDDVRKAFASANKVQASLFSFNSKGACENCQGLGVIYTELSFFDSVKSPCEVCEGRRFKDEVLEYKLNGKNISEVLSMNVQQALEYFELPEVKKKLQAMSDVGLDYLGLGQPLSTLSGGECQRIKLASELHKQGSIYIMDEPTTGLHMSDIGHLMEVINRLVDSGNTVVVIEHNLHVIKNADWIIDMGPEGGHKGGQVMFEGTPKELLKAKQSLTSAYLKN comes from the coding sequence ATGCCGCAGGAATATATTGAAATTCATGGTGCATGTGAAAATAATTTGAAGAATGTTTCATTGCGCATCCCCAAACGTAAGATCACAATTTTTACAGGTGTCTCTGGCTCGGGCAAATCGTCCATCGTGTTCGATACGATAGCGACCGAATCACAGCGCCTGCTCAACGAAAACTTCAGCATGTTTGTGCGGAATTTCTTGCCGAAGTATTCACAACCCGAAGCGGATTCTATCGAGAACTTGAGTATGTCCATCGTGGTAGATCAGAAGCGGATGGGCGGCGGTTCACACTCGACCGTGGGCACGATCACCGACATCAACACGATCCTGCGCATGATGTTTTCTCGCATCGGACAACCCCATGTGGGACCCACCAACGTTTTCGGCTTTAACGATCCACAAGGGATGTGCCCGAACTGTAACGGCCTCGGCCGCAAGCTGGATGTGGACATGGATAAGTTCCTGGACAAATCCAAATCGCTGAATGAGGGCGCTATTTTGTTTCCAGAATACAATGTGGATAGTTGGGGCTGGAGCAATGTAATTAATACCGGTTTGTTCGATCCTGATAAGAAAATATCCAAATATTCCCAGAAGGAATTGCACGACCTTTTATACAGCGAACCCATCAAGGTTAAGACCAAGATGGGAGCAAAAGACTTTAACATAACCTACGAAGGCATTATCAACCGCTTCACCAACAAGTACATCAAGCAGGATCTAAAAACCAAGTCCGAGCGGACTCAAAAGTCAGTGGAGCCTTTCATGACGATGGGACCTTGTTCCGAATGCAATGGCGCGCGGTTGAACAAGACCATCCTGAGTTGCAAGATCAACGGGTACAGCATCGCCGACCTGACGAGCATGGAAATCCCTGAATTGATCGAAGTCGTAAAGAAGATCAAAGTGCCCGCAGCCGAACCGATCGTCAAAGCGCTTGTGGAGCGTTTGCAGAACCTTGTGGATATTGGCTTGGAATACCTCAGCCTTGACCGTGAAACGGACACGTTATCAGGTGGAGAGTCTCAGCGCGTAAAAGTCGTTAAGCACCTCGGCAGTAGCCTGAGCGATGTGATCTATATCTTCGATGAGCCGAGCGTGGGGTTGCATCCGCGTGATGTGCATCGTATGAATGAGTTGTTGCAGAAACTGCGTGACAAGGGCAACACGGTCATCGTGGTGGAACATGACCCCGATGTGATCAAGGTGGCAGATCATATCGTGGACGTGGGTCCGCATGCAGGTCCGAAGGGAGGCGAGATTGTCTTCGAAGGCAGTTATGCAAACTTGCTCAAGGCAAAGACTCTGACGGGCACGCACATGCAGCAATCCGTCCCGATCAAGGATTCGTTCCGCACGCCGACAGGCAAACTGCCGATCAAGAATGCGAAAGTCAATAATTTACAAAATGTCAGTGTGAACATTCCAACTGGCGTGTTGACCGTGGTCACGGGCGTGGCTGGCTCTGGCAAGAGTTCGCTTATCAATGAAGTGTTCCAGCATCAACATCCCGATGCGATCGTGATCGATCAATCGGCTGTGGGAGTCAACAGCCGTTCCAATCCCGCTACATACACAGGTATTCTAGACGATGTCCGTAAAGCGTTCGCATCGGCAAACAAGGTACAAGCTTCGTTGTTTAGTTTTAACTCGAAGGGCGCCTGTGAAAACTGTCAGGGGCTGGGCGTGATCTATACCGAGTTGTCATTTTTCGATAGCGTGAAATCGCCCTGTGAAGTGTGCGAAGGCAGGCGCTTCAAAGACGAAGTGTTGGAATATAAACTGAACGGAAAAAATATTTCAGAAGTCTTATCCATGAATGTTCAGCAAGCGTTGGAGTATTTCGAGCTTCCAGAAGTAAAGAAAAAATTACAAGCCATGAGCGATGTGGGCTTGGATTATCTCGGACTTGGTCAACCCTTGAGCACACTTTCGGGCGGTGAATGTCAACGCATCAAACTCGCCAGCGAACTGCATAAGCAGGGCAGTATCTACATCATGGACGAACCGACTACGGGTTTGCACATGTCTGATATTGGTCACTTGATGGAAGTGATCAACCGCCTCGTGGATTCAGGCAATACCGTTGTTGTTATCGAACACAATTTACATGTCATCAAAAATGCAGATTGGATCATTGACATGGGGCCCGAAGGTGGCCACAAAGGCGGGCAGGTCATGTTCGAAGGTACACCCAAGGAGTTATTGAAAGCAAAGCAATCGCTTACCAGTGCGTATTTGAAAAACTAA